Genomic window (Alteromonas pelagimontana):
AGCGCAAAGGCGATGATGATTTGCTTTAGCGCCTGCTGATCTACGACCCGACAGCACTGAAGTTTCTGCGATAGAAGTGATCTACTTGCGGTAAGCTCAGGATACTTACTTCGAATCAAATTTCAGAAACATCGCAACATTATCGTGTTTTAAGGATTTTACAATGCTCGCATTTGGCTACAAACAAGCAACAACAGAACTTAAGGCGGACTCGCTTCAAGCCGTTAATATGTCTAATCCAGTCCCGGCAGGGCGGGATATTCTCGTCGCGGTTGAGGCTATTTCCGTAAATCCAGTGGACACAAAAATACGTAAGTCTGTCGAGCCAGCAGCAGATACTTTTAAAGTATTAGGCTGGGACGCGGTGGGCGTAGTGAAGGAAGTCGGCAACAGCGTTAGCCTGTTTAAACCTGGCGATCGGGTTTTTTACGCCGGTGATATTTCCCGCCAGGGCAGTAATGCCGAGTATCAACTGGTGGATGAACGCATTGTGGGGCGAGCGCCGACTTCTCTTTCCAATGCCGAAGCTGCTGCGTTACCACTGACTTCATTAACCGCGTGGGAGTTGCTGTTTTCCCGTCTCCAGGTACCTACAGATAGCAGCGGCGAAGGGAAAATCTTGCTGGTAGTGGGAGCTGCGGGAGGCGTCGGCTCTATTTTAGTTCAGCTCGCCCGCCGATTGACATCTCTCACTGTGGTGGGCACTGCTTCCAGAGGTGAAACCAAGCAATGGGTGAAAGACAAAGGCGCTCATTATGTTATTGATCACAATCATCCGCTGGATGAACAGCTGAAAAAGCAAGGAATCGAGAAGGTGGATTTTGTCGCCAGCCTTACTCATACCGATGTGCATTTTGAAGCGTGTGTAAATGCGTTGGCCGCGCAGGGAAGGTTCGGACTAATTGACGATCCCGGTGCTATTGATATCGCGCTATTAAAGCGCAAAAGTATTTCGTTGCACTGGGAGTTTATGTACACGCGCTCCTTATTTAATACCAACGACATGCAGGAACAGCACGACATTCTTTGTCGCATCGCGGATATGGTGGATGAGGGACAATTGACAACCACAGTAGGAAAAAACCTCGGCGAAATCAACGTTGAAAACCTGCTAAAGGCCCATCAGATTCTGGAATCTAATCGTGCGATGGGCAAATTGGTGCTGGAAGGTTTCAACCGTGATCAATCCCCGGTGCAGCCGAAAGGGTAGCGTAGCGCGTATCGCCCAAAGTTCTGACGCTACGCGCGTTCAAGTATGACAAAGGGTAATTGAATATAGCTAATGATAAGGGTGTTGTCACATTGGTGTCATATACCAGTTATCTAATGTGGGCCTTCGCTTCCCCAAGAGGTTTCCATGTTGAAGTATACCAGTATTAGTCGATTGGTAATGACGCCTGTCTTAGCGGCACTTATAATTCTTGTTCTGTTGAATGCATCCTCCATTCACAAATCGTTTTCACTGCTAAACCATTTTGATCAGTTAGAAAAAACACTTGTGACCGCCGAGCGGGATGTAAGCAAAATCCTGAGCACGTTTAAAACGCAGGTGCAGGAATGGAAAAACGTATTGTTACGTGGAAGTGACGAAGCAAAAAGGAATAAATACTGGGCAAGCTTTCAGGCACGGGAAGCAGAAATTGACTCTGCTTTTGAGGCGCTATTGTTAAATCCCAAAATCAGTGATACGGCCAGAGCTGATATTGAAAGGTTCATGCGAGCCCACCAGACAATGGCCGCAAAGTATCGGGAAGGGTACAACGCGTTTGTGGCGTCAGGCTTTGACGCAAAAGTTGCAGATAGCTACGTACAGGGAATAGACCGCGAGCCGGCACAATTACTCGCCGCTATTGGTAAGAATATTGCTGAACAGTCTCAGCAGGCGTTTGAAGATATGCGTACCGACACCCGGCAAACGCTCTGGACTATTTTGTTTGCAGCCGTGGCGCTTTCGATATTAAGCACCCTTTATGTGGTTGTCCGGTTACGTCGCCAGGTTATTAATCCCACTAAAGAAATAGCCAGCGGGCTAGCGAAATTAGCAAGCAGCCAGTACAGCGACCGAATCAGCTATTCCAGTGAACATGAATTGGGGGTATTGGCTGACTCGGCTAGAGCTATCCAAAATAAACTTCAGTCATCAGTAAACCAGCTTCAGCATGCAGAAAAAGATATGAAAAAGGCGGTTTCGACATTAGGAGAAGTGAGTGAATCGATACAGCAAGGCGCGGTAGAGCAGCATGAAACCAGCCAAACCCTTGACAGCAGCACTGACAAGCTGCGTGAAATTGTACAGAGCCTGGTGTCAATTACCGATCAGGTTGCAGTGGCAACCAATAACTCCGAGCGCAATGTGGCCAGTTGTTACGCCACCTTTGAGAAAGCGAACGAGGGATTTCGCCAGCTTGCAAACACCGTCAATCAATCCAGCGAAATAGTGAATGACTTGCAAAGCCGGAGCGCCAACATTTTAAAAGTGGTGAATGTCATTAACGAGATTGCAGATCAAACCAATTTACTGGCATTAAACGCGGCAATTGAAGCGGCAAGAGCGGGAGAGCACGGGCGCGGTTTCGCAGTGGTAGCCGATGAAGTGCGGGCACTAGCTGCCAAGACGCAGCAATCTACGCGGGAAATTAATAACATACTTACTAGCTTTGAAGCGGAAGCAAGAGGCGCAGTAACGGCAATGCAGGCAGGTAAAGCGTTGTCAGAAAGTAATGCACAGGAAGCGGGTACCGCCCTTATCACACTCACTACTGTGGTAAATGATATCAAAGAAACCTCGACAGTGGTGGTGGCACTAAACGCTGCAGCTGATGAACAGGAAGCGGTACTAAGCGATGTAGAAACGGTGATTCAAAACGTAATAAGTTCTTCAAAACGCTATCATCAATTATCTCAGCGAAACGATATTTCTCATTCAATGCAAAGTATGGCAATGAATGTAGAAAAAGTTGTTCATGCGCTAACCAGGTAATACTTATCTGCAAAGAGATGTACTCAGTCAGCGAGAAAAAGCTGCGCCGCTCGGTGGATGACGCTGCTTTAATATATGCTACTTCATAAAGAAACGTCGTTTTGGGCATACCAGAGCTAACGAATAGCCCAAATTATGAAGCAGTTGATTGGCGAGAGATCGCGAATGATTGTTAAGCGATAAGTGAAGATTTCTTAGCCGAACATCTGGAGCATGGATGCTCCAGCAGAGCCACCAGGGATGATGTTACGGCGTTTCGGATGAGCAATTTTACATATTCCTTGAGACTGCTGAATTTTTTTCATACTTGCCTGAGTGGATTGGTATTACAGAAATACAAGTTGGAACCCGACGCCAATGCGTTCCTGAGAGTGATTATAATCAATCAGGGAATCGCCATAGCCGTTAAAATACTGCAGCAACAATTCGTATCGGTCGGTGATCGGATAGGTGAGGTTAAGCTCAATACTGCCACGGTTGGTATTGAAGTTCATATTATTACGTAGCAGCGCCAGAATTTGAAAGTTTCCCAAACGCGTACCATATCCCATTTCTGCACGTCCATAATAGTTACTGATCTCAGGATTATCATCCCCAGACGGATCGTCCGGGGTCAGTTTTTCGTCTTCCGGGATACGATACCAGGCTTTGAGATAATAGATATTATCGACGTCGCTGAACAACAATGACGCAAACAGCCGATTCCAGCTTCTTGAACGAACTCCGCTTTGACCATTGGACATATGGTTAAAGCCCACCTGAAACGTGTTGAAATCGTATCCCAGTACTGAAAAGTCAGCCTCTCGCTGATAAAAAACTTCAGGCTGATAATTGGTTTCCCGAAAAGGCTTGGACGCC
Coding sequences:
- a CDS encoding phospholipase A encodes the protein MKYLVKAIAGMLLAIISTPILAQEDSTTTPEAQQTPQKPESILSSRFKSDRNAIDNLFTITQHRPNFVLPITYVSDPSTVGNEDLTAQTVDNKEAKFQLSVKFPLYLEEKTVDGMYFGFTLTSFWQLYNSQASKPFRETNYQPEVFYQREADFSVLGYDFNTFQVGFNHMSNGQSGVRSRSWNRLFASLLFSDVDNIYYLKAWYRIPEDEKLTPDDPSGDDNPEISNYYGRAEMGYGTRLGNFQILALLRNNMNFNTNRGSIELNLTYPITDRYELLLQYFNGYGDSLIDYNHSQERIGVGFQLVFL
- a CDS encoding zinc-binding alcohol dehydrogenase family protein is translated as MLAFGYKQATTELKADSLQAVNMSNPVPAGRDILVAVEAISVNPVDTKIRKSVEPAADTFKVLGWDAVGVVKEVGNSVSLFKPGDRVFYAGDISRQGSNAEYQLVDERIVGRAPTSLSNAEAAALPLTSLTAWELLFSRLQVPTDSSGEGKILLVVGAAGGVGSILVQLARRLTSLTVVGTASRGETKQWVKDKGAHYVIDHNHPLDEQLKKQGIEKVDFVASLTHTDVHFEACVNALAAQGRFGLIDDPGAIDIALLKRKSISLHWEFMYTRSLFNTNDMQEQHDILCRIADMVDEGQLTTTVGKNLGEINVENLLKAHQILESNRAMGKLVLEGFNRDQSPVQPKG
- a CDS encoding methyl-accepting chemotaxis protein, which translates into the protein MLKYTSISRLVMTPVLAALIILVLLNASSIHKSFSLLNHFDQLEKTLVTAERDVSKILSTFKTQVQEWKNVLLRGSDEAKRNKYWASFQAREAEIDSAFEALLLNPKISDTARADIERFMRAHQTMAAKYREGYNAFVASGFDAKVADSYVQGIDREPAQLLAAIGKNIAEQSQQAFEDMRTDTRQTLWTILFAAVALSILSTLYVVVRLRRQVINPTKEIASGLAKLASSQYSDRISYSSEHELGVLADSARAIQNKLQSSVNQLQHAEKDMKKAVSTLGEVSESIQQGAVEQHETSQTLDSSTDKLREIVQSLVSITDQVAVATNNSERNVASCYATFEKANEGFRQLANTVNQSSEIVNDLQSRSANILKVVNVINEIADQTNLLALNAAIEAARAGEHGRGFAVVADEVRALAAKTQQSTREINNILTSFEAEARGAVTAMQAGKALSESNAQEAGTALITLTTVVNDIKETSTVVVALNAAADEQEAVLSDVETVIQNVISSSKRYHQLSQRNDISHSMQSMAMNVEKVVHALTR